One genomic segment of Prosthecobacter fusiformis includes these proteins:
- the carA gene encoding glutamine-hydrolyzing carbamoyl-phosphate synthase small subunit has protein sequence MKAILALEDGRYFEGTSFGAPGTRTGEICFNTSMCGYQEVLTDPSYRGQIVAMTYPMIGNYGINTLDDESNEPHVRGFVIEELCDVPSNWRSTQSLDAYLKQHNIPGIQGIDTRALTKHLRTLGAMRSVITSEVATVEEAVKLAQESAPMSGSDFVKEVSTKSIYTWDPESELSRQWDIPSPSQNREGGPEGAFHPLGEARHHIVAYDFGMKRNILRGLRQSGFHVTVVPAHTPASEVLARNPDGVFLSNGPGDPAALGYIHQEVKSLIGKTPVFGICLGHQILGHAYGGKTFKLKFGHRGGNQPVKDLRTGKVSITSQNHGFAIDPGSLPSNVEVTHINLNDGTVEGMRHREAPVMSVQYHPEAAPGPNDAKYFFDEFAKLIDNAD, from the coding sequence ATGAAAGCAATCCTGGCACTCGAAGACGGAAGATATTTTGAAGGCACATCCTTTGGCGCACCCGGCACCCGCACGGGAGAAATCTGCTTCAACACATCCATGTGCGGATATCAGGAAGTCCTGACCGATCCTTCCTACCGTGGCCAGATCGTCGCCATGACCTACCCGATGATCGGGAATTACGGCATCAATACCCTGGATGACGAAAGCAACGAGCCGCATGTGCGCGGGTTCGTCATTGAAGAACTTTGCGATGTGCCCAGCAACTGGCGCAGCACCCAGTCTCTGGACGCTTACCTCAAGCAGCACAACATCCCCGGTATCCAGGGCATCGACACACGCGCCCTGACTAAGCACCTCCGCACCCTCGGGGCCATGCGCTCCGTCATCACCAGCGAGGTCGCGACCGTGGAAGAAGCCGTCAAGCTGGCCCAGGAAAGCGCCCCCATGAGCGGCAGTGATTTCGTCAAGGAAGTCAGCACCAAGAGCATTTATACCTGGGATCCCGAAAGCGAGCTCAGCCGCCAGTGGGACATCCCCAGCCCCAGCCAGAACCGCGAAGGTGGCCCTGAAGGTGCCTTCCATCCCCTGGGTGAGGCCCGCCACCACATCGTGGCTTATGATTTCGGCATGAAGAGGAATATCCTGCGCGGTCTGCGCCAGAGTGGCTTCCATGTCACAGTCGTCCCTGCCCACACCCCGGCCTCCGAGGTGCTGGCACGGAATCCGGATGGCGTTTTCCTTTCCAATGGCCCTGGGGATCCAGCCGCCCTCGGATACATCCATCAAGAAGTCAAATCCCTCATCGGCAAAACCCCCGTCTTTGGCATCTGCCTCGGTCACCAGATCCTCGGCCACGCCTACGGCGGCAAGACCTTCAAGCTGAAATTCGGCCACCGCGGAGGCAACCAACCCGTCAAGGACCTGCGCACCGGCAAAGTCTCCATCACCAGCCAGAATCACGGTTTCGCCATTGATCCAGGCAGCCTCCCTTCAAATGTCGAGGTGACCCACATCAACCTCAACGACGGCACCGTCGAAGGCATGCGCCATCGCGAAGCGCCCGTCATGAGTGTCCAGTATCACCCCGAAGCCGCTCCCGGCCCGAATGATGCGAAGTACTTCTTCGACGAATTCGCCAAGCTGATTGATAACGCGGATTGA
- a CDS encoding lysophospholipid acyltransferase family protein: MISSLIAGSLRVATGALARWHGCGPELRQRIYFANHTSNLDGPLLWASLPTPLRVRTRMVAAHDYWSVGKLRPWLAQRVFNAVLIERKKPTAECNPLNTMLEAMGDDHSLIIFPEGGRQTSPEPEPFKAGLYHLAKRRPEVELVPVWMENLNRILPKGEILPAPLLGSLVFGTPIRLQEEETKVDFLVRARESVICLRGMCG; this comes from the coding sequence ATGATCTCAAGTCTCATCGCAGGCTCCTTACGTGTGGCCACCGGGGCGCTCGCCCGCTGGCACGGTTGCGGCCCCGAATTGCGCCAGCGAATCTATTTTGCCAACCATACCAGCAACCTGGACGGCCCCCTCCTCTGGGCCAGCCTGCCCACCCCGCTCCGAGTGCGTACCCGAATGGTGGCCGCCCATGATTACTGGAGCGTGGGAAAACTGCGTCCTTGGCTGGCCCAGCGGGTATTTAATGCTGTGCTCATCGAGCGGAAAAAGCCTACCGCCGAGTGCAACCCTCTCAACACCATGCTGGAGGCCATGGGCGACGACCACTCGCTGATCATTTTCCCCGAAGGCGGCCGCCAGACCAGCCCGGAGCCGGAACCTTTTAAGGCGGGTCTTTATCACCTGGCCAAACGCAGGCCGGAGGTGGAACTAGTGCCGGTGTGGATGGAAAATCTGAATCGCATCCTGCCGAAAGGGGAAATCCTGCCCGCACCGCTGCTGGGCAGCCTCGTCTTCGGCACGCCTATCCGGCTTCAAGAGGAGGAGACGAAGGTGGACTTTTTGGTGCGTGCCCGTGAATCGGTCATCTGCCTGCGGGGAATGTGCGGTTAA
- a CDS encoding phosphatidate cytidylyltransferase, whose product MNFDHELTCLIAGVVGVLIIASLITRILLKKARSEGARMTLENVAARTRAWWGMVIIFTLAILMGITGTVILFGLLSFMALREFITLTPTRPGDHRTLFWVFFVITPLHYWYVLDEWYGMYSIFIPVYAFMFVPMRSALAGDCEHFLERSAKIQWGLLICVYSVSHAPALLSLQIPGYIGENAKLLFWFVIIVEISDVLQYVWGKTCGKHKVAPKVSPNKTWEGLIGGGLSTVVIGASLWWVTPFTLMQAAAMTAMVVLLGFLGGLIMSAIKRDRGVKDWGHAIAGHGGVMDRLDSLSFAAPIFFHVTRYALIPPSVIVLP is encoded by the coding sequence ATGAATTTCGATCACGAACTGACTTGTCTGATTGCCGGGGTGGTGGGTGTCCTCATCATTGCCTCATTGATCACGCGTATTCTTTTGAAAAAGGCGCGCAGTGAAGGGGCTAGGATGACTCTGGAAAATGTGGCGGCACGCACCCGGGCCTGGTGGGGGATGGTGATCATTTTTACACTAGCCATCCTGATGGGCATCACGGGTACCGTTATCCTCTTTGGCCTGCTGTCTTTCATGGCGCTGAGGGAATTCATCACGCTGACGCCAACGCGGCCGGGTGATCATCGGACTTTATTCTGGGTCTTCTTTGTGATCACACCGCTGCACTATTGGTATGTGCTGGATGAGTGGTACGGAATGTATTCCATTTTCATTCCGGTTTATGCCTTCATGTTTGTGCCGATGAGGAGTGCTCTGGCGGGAGATTGTGAGCACTTTTTGGAGCGATCGGCGAAGATCCAGTGGGGGCTTTTGATCTGTGTTTACAGCGTCAGCCACGCGCCCGCGCTGCTGTCCCTGCAGATCCCGGGGTATATTGGAGAGAATGCCAAGCTGCTGTTCTGGTTTGTCATCATCGTGGAGATCAGCGACGTGCTGCAATACGTGTGGGGGAAGACCTGCGGTAAGCACAAGGTGGCCCCCAAGGTCAGCCCGAACAAAACTTGGGAGGGGCTTATTGGTGGCGGACTGAGCACTGTGGTCATTGGGGCTTCGCTCTGGTGGGTGACGCCTTTTACGCTGATGCAAGCAGCAGCGATGACTGCCATGGTGGTGCTACTGGGCTTTTTGGGCGGGCTGATCATGTCCGCCATTAAGCGGGACCGTGGGGTGAAGGATTGGGGGCATGCCATCGCGGGACACGGCGGGGTGATGGACCGGCTGGATTCGCTAAGTTTTGCGGCGCCGATTTTTTTCCATGTGACGCGGTATGCGCTGATTCCCCCAAGCGTGATCGTACTTCCTTAA
- the purN gene encoding phosphoribosylglycinamide formyltransferase — MPEDEYSPMTPSQVRQLRDELDSQGKKLVFTNGCFDLLHAGHVRYLNEARALGDAMVVALNSDESVRELKGPSRPINPEHDRAEVMAALRAVDAVVVFGDKRATGLIETIRPHIYAKGGDYTVESLNAEERAALDEAGASIRILPLVPGRSTTKTIQRMNTDGAGDRLRIGVLGSGEGSNFRAILAAIAAGSLQADVCVAISDQADSRFLKTAREAGIPAIHVDGGPNPRRYNDAAQKEIAEHLQRAQVDVVVLIGFMRILKEPTLSLYADRIVNVHPSLLPKYKGANAPQMAIEAGDTETGCTVHLVTAEIDAGRILAKAAVPVLPGDTPETLHGRIKEQEHKLLPGVLAQWKK, encoded by the coding sequence ATGCCCGAAGACGAATATTCTCCCATGACCCCCTCCCAGGTGCGGCAGCTCCGTGATGAACTGGACTCTCAGGGAAAAAAGCTGGTCTTCACCAATGGCTGCTTTGATCTCCTGCATGCCGGGCATGTGCGCTATCTGAATGAAGCCCGGGCGCTGGGGGATGCGATGGTGGTGGCGCTGAATTCGGATGAATCGGTGCGAGAACTCAAGGGACCATCTCGCCCCATCAATCCGGAGCATGATCGTGCGGAGGTGATGGCGGCGCTGCGTGCGGTGGATGCTGTGGTGGTCTTTGGCGACAAACGCGCCACCGGTTTGATCGAGACGATCCGTCCGCACATATATGCCAAAGGTGGCGACTATACGGTGGAGTCTCTGAATGCGGAAGAGCGGGCGGCTTTGGATGAGGCCGGTGCCAGCATCCGCATCCTGCCGCTGGTGCCAGGACGATCCACGACGAAAACGATTCAGCGTATGAATACAGATGGGGCAGGGGATCGCTTGCGCATCGGGGTACTGGGTTCTGGTGAAGGATCGAATTTCCGTGCGATCCTCGCCGCTATCGCGGCCGGTTCTCTGCAGGCGGATGTCTGTGTGGCGATTTCGGATCAGGCGGATTCGCGTTTTTTAAAAACGGCTAGGGAAGCAGGTATCCCGGCCATCCATGTGGACGGCGGACCGAATCCGCGCCGCTATAACGATGCAGCGCAAAAGGAGATTGCCGAGCATCTGCAGCGTGCGCAGGTGGATGTGGTGGTGCTCATTGGATTCATGCGAATTTTGAAGGAGCCGACGCTGAGCCTGTATGCGGACCGGATCGTGAATGTGCATCCCTCCCTGCTGCCGAAGTATAAAGGGGCGAATGCGCCGCAAATGGCGATTGAAGCCGGGGATACGGAAACGGGCTGCACGGTGCACTTGGTGACGGCGGAGATTGATGCCGGCCGCATCCTGGCAAAGGCGGCGGTGCCTGTGCTGCCGGGGGATACGCCGGAGACTTTGCATGGCCGCATCAAGGAGCAGGAGCACAAGCTGCTGCCGGGTGTGCTGGCGCAGTGGAAGAAGTGA
- a CDS encoding alpha/beta hydrolase-fold protein yields the protein MKIALLFLCLTSLLIQAAEPEFPLTPDSNPQPGIAQGTLLKDIYTAQENSVFPGTAREYQIYLPAGFDKSQPVHFMVFQDGVIYKAPVVFDNLIAKKDIPPLVGIFIKPGVVPAANDNALPRFNRSYEYDSITDTYSKFLINEFLPEIEKKHDLKLSHDANHAAISGNSSGGICAFMVAWHRPDRFRRVFTGVGTYVGIHGADQLPVIVRKFEPKPLRIFLQSGTGDNNLYCGDWWMANQMMERSLTWAGYDVDHAWGEGGHNQKHASQIFPDVMRWLWRDWQTDINVKANPKHESKWKGYEVVTENLWEKHSDVDASSPTGAVLLAKMDGSITLSDEHNARTLLHGNLQKPLPPSAQQFEFASTTLSPDQTVLYVKAKQDSFVYSFPISTSREIRSGQKFYQLETFGLPALENPSGLCVDTDGRLYVATSLGIQVCDQAGRVNFIIPTPQPAHDVCFGGKDLSELFIACGDAIYKRPTIVHGIISSQQPPLKPAAPKL from the coding sequence ATGAAAATTGCGCTTTTGTTTCTCTGTTTAACTAGCTTGCTCATCCAGGCAGCCGAACCTGAATTCCCCCTCACGCCTGATTCCAACCCGCAGCCGGGCATTGCTCAAGGCACCTTGCTCAAGGACATCTATACCGCTCAGGAAAACAGCGTCTTCCCTGGTACAGCGCGGGAATATCAGATCTATCTGCCAGCCGGTTTCGACAAAAGTCAGCCCGTCCACTTCATGGTTTTTCAGGACGGTGTCATCTACAAAGCTCCTGTCGTCTTTGACAACCTCATCGCCAAAAAAGACATCCCACCGCTCGTCGGCATCTTCATCAAGCCCGGCGTCGTTCCCGCCGCGAATGACAACGCCCTGCCCCGGTTTAACCGCAGTTATGAGTATGACAGCATCACAGACACCTATTCAAAATTCCTCATCAACGAATTCCTGCCCGAGATCGAAAAGAAGCATGATTTAAAACTGAGCCACGATGCCAACCACGCCGCCATCTCCGGCAACAGCAGTGGTGGCATCTGCGCCTTCATGGTGGCCTGGCATCGGCCAGACCGCTTCCGCCGCGTCTTCACGGGCGTAGGAACGTATGTGGGCATCCATGGTGCAGACCAGCTCCCTGTTATCGTCCGTAAATTTGAGCCCAAGCCTCTGCGCATCTTTCTGCAAAGCGGCACCGGAGATAACAACCTCTATTGCGGTGACTGGTGGATGGCCAATCAGATGATGGAACGCAGCCTCACCTGGGCCGGTTACGACGTCGATCACGCCTGGGGCGAAGGCGGACATAACCAAAAGCATGCCAGTCAGATTTTTCCCGATGTGATGCGCTGGTTATGGAGGGACTGGCAGACAGACATCAATGTGAAAGCGAACCCGAAACACGAGTCGAAGTGGAAAGGGTATGAAGTGGTGACCGAAAACCTTTGGGAGAAGCATTCCGACGTGGACGCATCAAGTCCTACCGGTGCTGTGCTCCTGGCAAAGATGGATGGCAGCATAACTTTAAGTGACGAGCACAACGCTAGAACACTGCTCCATGGAAACCTCCAAAAGCCTTTGCCCCCGTCGGCACAGCAGTTTGAATTTGCCTCCACCACACTGTCACCCGATCAGACTGTGCTCTATGTGAAAGCCAAACAAGACAGTTTTGTTTACAGCTTCCCCATTTCGACGAGCCGTGAGATTCGCAGTGGGCAGAAGTTCTATCAATTGGAAACCTTCGGTCTGCCTGCCCTCGAGAACCCATCAGGCCTGTGCGTTGACACCGACGGCCGCCTCTACGTCGCGACCTCTCTCGGCATCCAGGTCTGCGATCAGGCGGGCCGTGTCAACTTCATCATCCCGACACCCCAGCCCGCTCATGACGTATGCTTCGGCGGCAAAGATTTGAGCGAGCTATTCATCGCCTGTGGTGATGCCATCTATAAGCGCCCGACCATAGTCCACGGCATCATCAGCAGCCAGCAGCCCCCACTCAAGCCCGCAGCCCCGAAGCTGTAA
- a CDS encoding ABC transporter substrate-binding protein — protein MKLLTATFLFGVLWLALITGMHGKLNLKWFDTKMQGASSVEKSKIGFLPVTCHLTCPVTDFINKETTGEGIFEPVRFNGWPELKEAYLSGYTPATFILAPMAIALREQGVPIKIVYLGHRDGSAVMVHKDSKIYRMEDLRGKKVAVPNRYSNQRLLIFRALKQAGMTVKDIELVEMPPPDMPAALYSKAVDAISSGEPFMAQTELDGYGRVLWLTKDVWPNFISCVLAVHEDMIKNDRAAVQKLVDGISSSGKWLDEKMDHRMDAAQFVAKNYYNQHPRLLTFVLSKPPDRVKYTNLALRKADFEEIEELGREAGIVTGSARFEDYTDVSFVPDESLVKPYVFEGVGKEK, from the coding sequence ATGAAACTTCTTACCGCAACTTTTCTCTTTGGAGTCTTGTGGCTGGCTCTCATCACCGGGATGCATGGCAAGCTCAATTTGAAGTGGTTTGACACGAAAATGCAGGGGGCTTCATCAGTCGAGAAATCCAAGATCGGCTTCCTGCCGGTGACGTGTCACCTCACCTGCCCGGTGACGGATTTCATTAACAAGGAAACCACCGGAGAAGGCATTTTTGAGCCGGTGCGGTTCAATGGCTGGCCGGAGCTTAAAGAAGCCTACCTTTCCGGCTATACCCCGGCGACTTTCATCCTGGCACCCATGGCCATTGCGCTGAGGGAACAAGGGGTGCCGATCAAGATTGTTTATCTGGGACATCGCGATGGCAGCGCGGTGATGGTGCACAAGGATTCGAAGATTTACCGGATGGAAGATTTGCGTGGGAAGAAAGTGGCGGTGCCGAATCGTTATTCCAATCAGAGACTGCTGATCTTTCGCGCTCTGAAGCAGGCGGGCATGACGGTCAAAGACATCGAGTTGGTGGAAATGCCTCCGCCGGACATGCCTGCAGCGCTGTATTCCAAAGCAGTGGATGCCATCTCTAGCGGAGAGCCATTCATGGCGCAAACGGAGCTGGACGGATATGGGCGGGTGCTCTGGCTGACGAAGGATGTCTGGCCTAACTTCATTTCATGTGTGCTGGCTGTGCATGAGGACATGATTAAAAATGATCGGGCGGCGGTGCAAAAGCTGGTGGATGGCATCTCCAGCAGCGGCAAGTGGCTGGATGAAAAGATGGACCACCGCATGGATGCGGCTCAGTTTGTGGCCAAAAACTATTACAACCAGCACCCGCGCCTGCTCACCTTTGTGCTGAGCAAGCCGCCGGACAGAGTGAAATATACGAATCTGGCACTCCGAAAGGCTGACTTTGAAGAGATCGAAGAACTGGGCCGAGAAGCAGGCATCGTGACAGGCAGTGCACGTTTTGAAGACTATACCGATGTCTCCTTTGTGCCGGATGAATCCCTCGTGAAGCCCTATGTTTTTGAAGGCGTCGGCAAAGAAAAATGA
- a CDS encoding ABC transporter permease, producing MNKSLRGTLLPVLTGFVFLALWHVLVKISGSDLFPTPLDVAKGIRELFDKGLLLKYIVASLFRVSWGFILAVVVGVPLGLALGWFRPAYEALNPMIQIMRPISPIAWIPVAILWFGIDDTAPVFLIFLASVFPITVSSMAAVQNMQLVYLRAAQNFGVQGSQLFRRVILPAALPQIITGIRIALGIAWLVVVAAEMIAVNSGLGYLIIDARNAGKRYDLVVAGMVMIGLIGLVLDLLVRQLEKFDEVRWGYGQR from the coding sequence ATGAATAAATCACTTCGTGGTACGCTGTTACCTGTTCTCACTGGATTCGTCTTCCTCGCGCTTTGGCACGTTTTAGTAAAAATATCGGGCAGTGATCTTTTCCCCACACCCTTGGATGTCGCCAAGGGAATCAGGGAACTTTTTGATAAAGGTCTGTTGCTCAAATACATTGTGGCTTCGCTTTTCCGTGTGAGCTGGGGATTCATTCTTGCGGTGGTCGTTGGCGTGCCGCTCGGCTTGGCGTTGGGTTGGTTCCGGCCTGCCTATGAGGCGCTGAATCCGATGATCCAGATCATGCGTCCCATCTCGCCCATTGCCTGGATTCCTGTGGCCATCCTTTGGTTTGGCATTGATGACACGGCACCGGTCTTTTTGATCTTCCTGGCCAGCGTATTTCCCATCACCGTTTCCTCCATGGCAGCGGTCCAAAATATGCAATTGGTGTATTTGCGTGCCGCGCAGAACTTTGGTGTGCAGGGTTCCCAGCTTTTTCGTCGGGTGATCCTGCCCGCTGCGCTTCCTCAGATCATCACGGGCATCCGTATTGCGCTGGGCATCGCCTGGCTAGTCGTCGTGGCGGCGGAGATGATCGCCGTGAACAGCGGCTTGGGGTATCTCATCATTGATGCGCGCAACGCTGGCAAACGCTACGACTTGGTGGTCGCCGGCATGGTGATGATTGGGTTGATCGGGCTGGTGCTGGATCTGCTGGTGCGGCAGTTGGAAAAATTTGATGAGGTTCGCTGGGGCTATGGACAACGCTAA
- a CDS encoding ABC transporter ATP-binding protein produces MIHVLERVNLDVHEGEFVCIVGPSGCGKSTLLNIIGGFFKETRGEVRVAGEPVTGPNPKRIFVFQENGVFPWLTVEENVGFGLMSRPKAERDERVAHYIAMVGLKGFEKAYPRELSGGMRQRVEIARALAADAEVLYMDEPFGALDFLTRLKMRADLIRIWQAEKKTIIFVTHDIEEAVQLADRVVVMSRRPATVAETVTVELPRPRDLDAPGYLATRDRIFAIMGMDVHSGGDLSH; encoded by the coding sequence ATGATCCATGTGCTGGAGCGCGTGAATCTGGACGTTCATGAGGGGGAATTCGTCTGCATTGTCGGGCCCTCCGGCTGTGGGAAATCCACACTGCTGAACATCATCGGCGGCTTTTTCAAGGAAACACGTGGAGAGGTGCGCGTTGCGGGGGAACCTGTGACGGGACCCAACCCCAAACGCATCTTTGTGTTTCAGGAGAACGGTGTTTTTCCATGGCTGACGGTGGAGGAAAATGTGGGTTTCGGCCTGATGTCCAGGCCTAAGGCGGAGCGTGATGAACGGGTGGCGCACTACATTGCGATGGTGGGGCTGAAGGGGTTTGAAAAAGCGTATCCGCGCGAGCTTTCAGGAGGCATGCGCCAGCGGGTGGAGATCGCGCGTGCTTTGGCGGCCGATGCAGAGGTCCTGTATATGGATGAGCCTTTCGGCGCGCTTGATTTCCTGACGCGGCTCAAGATGCGCGCGGATCTGATCCGCATCTGGCAGGCTGAAAAGAAGACGATCATTTTCGTGACGCATGACATTGAAGAGGCGGTGCAACTGGCGGACCGGGTCGTGGTGATGAGCCGGCGCCCGGCCACCGTGGCAGAGACGGTGACGGTGGAATTGCCGCGCCCACGTGATCTGGACGCGCCTGGGTACTTGGCCACTCGTGACCGCATTTTTGCCATTATGGGCATGGATGTGCACAGTGGTGGCGACTTATCGCATTAA
- a CDS encoding NAD(P)/FAD-dependent oxidoreductase, producing MNSNYDVLIIGGGPAGASVATILAEHGHRALVIEREKFPRYHVGESLIPFTFGPLERLGMIPKMKKSHFMKKYSVSFVQPDGRRSQPFYFHTRYDKETIAQTWQVLRSEFDEMLLNNAREKGAHVREETTVVQLLKNDSGAVIGVEVKNKDGSMEQLYSRLVIDASGKEAFASSRQGWRVGDPFLNKVAIWTYYKGSKRGADLDEGATTIAFVPDKGWFWHIPQHNDMVSVGIVAEGKYLTRDGVRDPGKMFQREIGENQWIKDHLSTGECTGEYWLTSEYSRHSKYGASPGLLLVGDAFAFLDPVFSSGVMLALKSGVLAGDAVHEALLANDPSPERFADYGKQIREGVENMRKLVYAFYDPNFSFKDVVMKYPEAGAELTDCLSGDLNKDYTPLWNRIREFVKLPEDLPYGVPLAA from the coding sequence ATGAATTCCAATTACGATGTCCTGATCATTGGCGGTGGCCCAGCCGGGGCCAGTGTGGCCACCATTCTGGCGGAGCATGGGCATCGTGCCCTGGTGATTGAGCGCGAAAAATTTCCTCGGTATCATGTGGGTGAATCGTTGATTCCCTTCACGTTTGGACCGCTGGAACGGCTCGGCATGATCCCGAAGATGAAGAAGAGCCACTTCATGAAAAAGTACAGCGTCAGCTTTGTGCAGCCGGACGGGCGGCGTTCCCAGCCATTTTACTTTCACACGCGCTACGATAAGGAAACGATTGCCCAGACATGGCAGGTCCTGCGTTCAGAATTCGATGAAATGCTGCTGAACAATGCCCGCGAAAAAGGGGCTCATGTCCGCGAAGAAACGACCGTCGTGCAATTGCTGAAAAATGACAGCGGTGCGGTGATCGGTGTGGAAGTGAAGAACAAGGATGGCTCTATGGAGCAGCTTTATTCTCGGCTAGTGATTGACGCCTCTGGCAAAGAGGCCTTTGCTTCCAGCCGCCAAGGCTGGCGCGTGGGGGATCCGTTTCTAAACAAGGTGGCCATCTGGACGTATTACAAGGGTTCAAAGCGTGGCGCTGATCTGGATGAAGGGGCAACGACCATCGCTTTTGTGCCGGATAAAGGCTGGTTTTGGCACATCCCTCAGCACAATGACATGGTGAGCGTGGGAATCGTGGCCGAGGGTAAATACCTGACGCGCGACGGCGTACGCGATCCCGGAAAAATGTTCCAGCGTGAGATTGGCGAAAACCAGTGGATCAAGGATCATCTCTCCACTGGAGAATGCACGGGGGAATACTGGCTGACGAGCGAGTATAGCCGCCATTCCAAGTATGGGGCCTCACCCGGCCTGCTGCTGGTGGGAGATGCGTTTGCATTTTTAGATCCTGTTTTCAGCAGTGGGGTCATGCTGGCACTGAAGAGCGGGGTCTTGGCCGGGGATGCTGTGCATGAGGCTCTGTTGGCCAATGATCCTTCCCCTGAGCGCTTTGCTGACTATGGAAAACAGATCCGTGAGGGCGTCGAGAACATGCGCAAGCTGGTCTATGCTTTTTATGATCCTAATTTCTCCTTCAAAGATGTGGTGATGAAGTATCCGGAAGCGGGCGCAGAGCTGACGGATTGTCTTTCAGGTGACCTCAACAAGGACTATACTCCGCTCTGGAACCGTATTCGCGAGTTTGTGAAACTGCCGGAAGATCTTCCTTATGGAGTGCCCTTGGCGGCATGA